One window from the genome of Myxococcales bacterium encodes:
- the feoB gene encoding ferrous iron transport protein B, which yields MKKRILKVAIAGNPNSGKTTIFNSLTGTRQKVANYPGVTVEKKEGKFNCSGYEFHAVDLPGTYSLTVSSEDERVARDFLLEENPDVIVDVVDASNFERNAYLTSQLLELGRPLVLVLNMSDRAASMGQKLDLAMISELLGCEVVETVGSRGCGISALKEAILRASFSSRIPNAVDYGQEIGDAVSTIASKIDAASEKSSSVRHKSRWFAVKLLEAERGIDEKLAGFTGSAAKGIYEEARRMADGIEGHHGAPMDILIAERRHGFAAGLYREVQISAPAYVKGGFSESIDDILTHRIFGIPLFFAIMYAVFYITFTLSEFPMRLIEGGIGWIAESIEILWPAESMLKSLVIDGMISGVGGVMVFLPNIALLFMCISILEDSGYMARVAFIMDKLMHKIGLHGKSFIPMVIGFGCSVPAIVATRTLENRRDRLATIFVIPLMSCGARLPIYTLIIPAFFPESWRPKVLWIIYFVGIVLAVAVIKLLRVSVLKGDSSPFVMELPPYRMPTLSGILIHMWERSKLYLKKAGTLILAVSIIMWFLTSYPRPVFNPAMEAGSRQDSEVILQAVALKSSIAGKIGAAIEPAIKPLGFDWRIGTALIGAFAAKEVFVSQMSIIFSLEGEGVSSMTEVLQRFYSPLVGVCVMLFCLIGFPCFATLVMTRKETGSTKWAIFQAVGLTALAYVVTFAVYQFGQAFGIGLI from the coding sequence ATGAAAAAGAGAATTCTGAAGGTAGCTATAGCGGGAAATCCCAACTCGGGGAAGACCACGATATTCAATTCACTGACCGGGACTCGGCAAAAGGTTGCGAACTATCCTGGTGTGACCGTCGAGAAGAAAGAGGGGAAGTTCAACTGCTCGGGCTATGAATTCCACGCAGTAGATCTTCCGGGTACGTATAGCCTTACGGTCAGTTCGGAGGACGAGCGCGTCGCGAGGGATTTTCTTCTGGAAGAAAATCCGGACGTCATAGTCGATGTGGTCGACGCATCTAATTTTGAAAGAAACGCCTATCTCACTTCCCAGCTTTTGGAGCTGGGGAGGCCTCTCGTTCTTGTTCTGAACATGAGCGATCGCGCTGCGTCGATGGGACAGAAGCTCGATCTCGCCATGATATCCGAGCTGCTCGGGTGCGAGGTGGTGGAAACTGTCGGGTCCAGAGGGTGTGGGATATCAGCGCTGAAAGAGGCCATACTCAGGGCCTCTTTCTCATCGAGGATTCCAAACGCAGTGGATTACGGCCAGGAAATAGGCGACGCTGTTTCGACAATAGCGTCGAAGATAGATGCTGCCTCCGAAAAATCTTCATCAGTGCGGCACAAGTCGAGATGGTTTGCGGTAAAACTTCTGGAGGCCGAACGCGGAATCGACGAAAAGCTCGCGGGTTTTACGGGAAGCGCGGCAAAGGGGATCTACGAGGAGGCGCGCCGAATGGCCGATGGGATAGAGGGACATCACGGCGCACCGATGGATATTTTGATAGCGGAGCGTCGGCACGGATTTGCCGCAGGGCTCTACCGCGAAGTTCAGATCAGCGCCCCTGCCTATGTAAAAGGAGGATTTTCTGAAAGCATAGACGATATACTCACGCACAGAATTTTTGGGATCCCGCTTTTTTTCGCGATCATGTACGCTGTTTTCTATATCACCTTCACATTGAGCGAATTTCCGATGCGGCTGATAGAGGGTGGAATAGGCTGGATTGCCGAAAGCATCGAAATCCTCTGGCCGGCTGAAAGCATGCTCAAATCCCTCGTTATCGACGGAATGATATCCGGCGTCGGCGGGGTGATGGTCTTTCTTCCCAATATAGCCCTCCTGTTCATGTGCATATCGATCCTGGAGGACAGCGGCTACATGGCGCGCGTAGCGTTTATCATGGACAAACTAATGCACAAGATAGGGCTGCATGGAAAGAGCTTCATACCCATGGTGATCGGCTTCGGATGTTCAGTGCCGGCCATCGTGGCGACCCGTACCCTCGAGAACAGGCGCGACAGACTTGCGACTATTTTTGTCATACCCCTGATGAGCTGCGGCGCGCGGCTGCCCATATACACCCTCATCATCCCGGCATTTTTTCCGGAAAGCTGGAGGCCGAAGGTTTTGTGGATCATCTACTTTGTGGGGATCGTTCTGGCTGTCGCCGTGATAAAACTCCTCAGGGTTTCGGTTCTAAAGGGGGATTCCTCTCCATTCGTGATGGAGCTTCCTCCTTACAGGATGCCGACCTTGTCCGGCATATTGATTCATATGTGGGAACGCTCCAAGCTGTACCTGAAAAAAGCAGGCACGCTCATATTGGCAGTCTCAATCATAATGTGGTTTCTTACATCGTATCCACGCCCCGTTTTCAATCCCGCCATGGAGGCGGGTTCCCGCCAAGATAGTGAGGTCATCTTGCAGGCTGTCGCTCTCAAGAGCTCCATAGCCGGAAAGATTGGCGCTGCCATCGAACCGGCCATAAAACCCCTCGGCTTCGATTGGAGAATCGGGACGGCTCTGATAGGGGCCTTTGCCGCGAAAGAGGTTTTTGTCTCACAGATGTCGATCATATTTTCACTCGAAGGCGAAGGCGTATCCTCTATGACCGAAGTCCTGCAGCGCTTTTACAGCCCTTTGGTAGGGGTATGTGTCATGTTGTTCTGCCTGATAGGGTTTCCCTGTTTCGCAACGCTTGTGATGACGCGCAAGGAGACCGGTTCGACGAAATGGGCAATCTTTCAAGCCGTGGGGCTTACCGCGCTTGCCTATGTGGTGACTTTTGCGGTATATCAGTTCGGCCAGGCCTTTGGGATAGGCCTGATTTAG
- a CDS encoding DUF3808 domain-containing protein yields MKRFLSFISFAVCISIAMLPDSSYAKKGERQKPAGDRRVSELLEQISELGKISNRYERDFLFGYSAMQVGKLKEADALISGAMPGVEVVKDYALYYRAVIANAEKRFSEAQKFIEELFEKHPSSVLYNQGRFEMAKARSGLGFYEEAVRILSEYKKRADSQGAREADLMILSVSIEMGDSSAPSLARNMILHSGGEVSLKEVLPYFDSIKKKFGVDISQWMDGPSIQYQIASSFGDMSQWDEAAVRLEKIISSKKLDEELNIKSKWLLARAYRWLHRYDESIALMNELISTKGALTYAPGLRSTLAMVYAKKDEYAKAIEIRYQLLEDAPPRSRMAFNIAFQIAYLLMDEGKYDEALSVWRKIINAHVGVKQKAMVEWNIAWCHYMLAQYDRALSDLDHLMGTVAKKAKIHDRVLYWKGRTLEKMGRTESSHASYQEVISKYPKGYYAFLAKKRLSGPAKGGFMGLSPLEKGKPHLSKWEPSDRDSFSCSDHLRKADFFARIGMNENVASELSAVDLKQCSDSMETVLWLARKNSAYNLAIRIAKSHFKSALDSPPNSSQLTRFIWETDYPRAYEKTLFSAASADGVDELLAWSIMKNESAFRPAVISPAGAVGLLQLMPSTANRMARSLGGDSVDRRDLAKPAVNIKLGVRYLSELGRLFPNNPVAVIASYNAGEEAVARWIKNGSANQDIEEWIEEIPYSETNLYVKKVMTSYWNYKALY; encoded by the coding sequence ATGAAAAGATTTTTATCGTTCATCTCATTTGCCGTGTGCATATCGATAGCTATGCTGCCCGATTCTTCCTATGCGAAGAAGGGGGAGAGACAAAAACCGGCTGGGGATCGCAGGGTTTCCGAATTGCTGGAGCAGATTTCTGAGCTTGGTAAGATATCGAACAGGTACGAAAGGGATTTTCTCTTCGGTTATTCAGCTATGCAAGTGGGCAAATTGAAGGAGGCCGATGCCCTGATTTCAGGGGCCATGCCAGGCGTAGAAGTGGTGAAAGACTACGCCCTTTATTACAGGGCTGTGATCGCAAACGCTGAAAAGAGATTTTCTGAAGCGCAAAAATTTATCGAAGAGCTTTTTGAAAAACATCCTTCGAGCGTGCTTTATAACCAAGGCAGATTTGAGATGGCGAAGGCCAGGTCAGGGCTGGGGTTCTACGAAGAGGCCGTCAGAATTCTTTCGGAATACAAAAAAAGAGCAGACTCCCAAGGGGCGCGCGAAGCCGACCTCATGATTCTTTCCGTAAGCATAGAGATGGGAGATTCATCCGCGCCATCCCTTGCCAGGAATATGATTCTGCATTCCGGCGGCGAGGTCTCTCTGAAGGAAGTTCTTCCATACTTCGATTCGATAAAGAAAAAATTCGGCGTCGACATCTCTCAGTGGATGGATGGCCCCTCCATTCAATATCAGATAGCATCATCGTTCGGAGATATGTCGCAGTGGGACGAGGCTGCGGTAAGGCTTGAGAAAATAATTTCGTCGAAAAAATTAGATGAAGAGTTGAATATAAAATCCAAATGGCTGCTCGCTCGCGCCTACAGATGGCTGCACCGCTACGACGAGTCGATCGCACTGATGAACGAACTGATTTCTACCAAAGGCGCGCTTACCTACGCTCCTGGTCTTCGTTCTACGCTGGCGATGGTCTATGCGAAGAAGGACGAATACGCCAAGGCGATAGAAATAAGGTATCAGCTTCTCGAGGACGCCCCTCCGAGATCGCGCATGGCTTTCAATATCGCTTTTCAGATTGCATACCTGCTCATGGACGAGGGGAAGTATGACGAGGCCCTTTCCGTATGGAGGAAGATCATCAATGCACATGTCGGCGTAAAACAGAAGGCGATGGTTGAGTGGAATATCGCATGGTGTCATTACATGCTTGCGCAATACGACAGGGCGCTTTCGGATCTCGATCACCTGATGGGAACCGTGGCTAAAAAGGCAAAGATCCACGACAGGGTACTTTACTGGAAAGGGAGGACGCTGGAAAAGATGGGGCGAACCGAGAGCTCTCACGCTTCTTACCAAGAGGTGATCTCGAAATATCCGAAGGGGTACTACGCATTTTTGGCAAAAAAGAGGCTTTCAGGTCCGGCGAAGGGCGGTTTTATGGGGCTCTCTCCTCTGGAAAAAGGAAAGCCCCATCTTTCGAAATGGGAGCCTTCAGATAGGGACTCTTTCAGCTGTTCGGATCATCTCCGGAAAGCTGATTTTTTTGCAAGGATAGGGATGAATGAAAACGTCGCCAGTGAGCTTTCGGCTGTGGATCTGAAACAGTGCTCTGATTCTATGGAAACGGTCTTGTGGCTCGCAAGAAAAAACAGCGCCTACAATCTCGCGATAAGAATTGCCAAGTCACATTTTAAAAGCGCGCTTGATTCACCTCCGAATTCCTCCCAGCTCACCAGGTTTATATGGGAGACCGACTATCCGAGGGCTTACGAGAAGACGCTTTTTTCCGCTGCCTCCGCTGATGGCGTGGATGAGCTTCTTGCCTGGTCGATAATGAAAAATGAATCGGCTTTCCGGCCTGCCGTGATATCTCCGGCTGGTGCCGTGGGCCTGCTGCAACTGATGCCATCCACTGCCAACAGAATGGCGCGAAGCTTAGGCGGCGACAGCGTGGATAGAAGGGACTTGGCCAAACCAGCGGTTAATATCAAACTGGGGGTAAGGTATCTGTCCGAGCTAGGCAGGCTTTTTCCGAATAACCCGGTGGCTGTAATCGCATCCTATAATGCGGGTGAAGAGGCTGTAGCGAGATGGATCAAAAACGGTTCGGCGAACCAGGATATCGAAGAATGGATAGAGGAGATTCCCTATTCTGAGACGAATCTCTACGTTAAAAAAGTCATGACGAGTTACTGGAATTACAAAGCGCTCTATTGA